The following are from one region of the Cetobacterium somerae genome:
- a CDS encoding HAD-IIA family hydrolase — MKDYKGYLFDIDGTIVLGDVLIPGAKEKIEELRKCGKKIGFYTNNSSKNPKSYIEKFTKLGIETELKEIITAGGVLADYLKNSCKDKKIFMVGTKDYKNYCKDLEIQILDENDEFDFSEIDIVVVTLDSELSYKKLEIACKLLHRNVEYLAANEDLVYPVEDGVFLPDCRAICNIIELCTKKIPKYFGKPKKAMLDYALRNLNLLKDEVVIVGDRLYTDIASGYINGCDTILVLTGEAKRDSKSVYNPTYILDSVADI, encoded by the coding sequence ATGAAAGATTATAAAGGATACTTATTTGATATAGATGGAACAATAGTTTTAGGGGATGTTCTAATACCAGGAGCTAAAGAAAAAATTGAGGAATTACGAAAATGTGGAAAGAAAATAGGGTTTTATACGAATAATTCCTCTAAAAATCCAAAGAGCTATATCGAAAAATTTACAAAACTGGGAATAGAAACTGAATTGAAAGAGATAATAACTGCTGGGGGAGTATTAGCAGATTATTTAAAAAATAGTTGTAAAGATAAAAAAATATTTATGGTGGGGACAAAGGATTATAAAAATTATTGTAAAGATTTAGAGATTCAAATACTTGATGAAAATGATGAGTTTGACTTTTCTGAAATTGATATAGTTGTGGTAACACTTGATTCTGAATTAAGCTATAAAAAGTTAGAGATTGCTTGTAAACTTTTACATAGAAATGTAGAGTATTTAGCAGCAAATGAAGACTTAGTTTATCCTGTAGAGGATGGAGTATTTTTACCAGACTGTAGAGCTATCTGTAATATAATTGAGTTATGTACAAAAAAAATTCCTAAATATTTTGGAAAGCCTAAAAAAGCTATGCTTGATTACGCACTAAGAAATTTAAACTTATTAAAAGATGAAGTAGTAATAGTGGGGGATAGACTATATACTGATATCGCTTCGGGGTATATTAATGGCTGTGACACAATATTAGTTTTAACAGGAGAAGCTAAAAGGGATAGTAAAAGTGTTTATAATCCAACTTATATATTAGATAGTGTAGCTGATATATAA
- a CDS encoding LacI family DNA-binding transcriptional regulator, whose translation MKIDSIKIAEIAGVSRSTVSRVLNNHPNVSKKNREKILKIIDEYNYIPNLNAQTLAGKKNKVIGIFIYEPNMINRTTAMDTAYFMNFTDTVVKEAFLKNHQILVDYIKDSNDEKRIETFFKNGNVCSGIFIGFLKNNLFLEKMIESEYKVVVVDYDTKLNHKAKQTLYMNTDDYGGATAVMEKILNKNNNKVLFFSGDMKKLSGLERERAYVDALNNRSITIDRNLIYESDYSKEKAYENMKKVLKNKIEFDSIFSASDNMLFGVIRALNEEKIDYKKLEIWGFDNLKYTVPMGLKTVSPMLKDTAKKSIEFLISDSITSTVEYTKTKLVENMSDYFED comes from the coding sequence TTGAAAATAGATAGCATAAAAATTGCTGAAATAGCAGGAGTTTCAAGAAGTACTGTTTCAAGAGTTTTAAACAATCATCCGAATGTAAGTAAAAAAAATAGAGAAAAAATTTTAAAAATAATAGATGAGTATAATTATATTCCAAATCTAAATGCTCAAACATTAGCAGGAAAAAAAAATAAAGTTATTGGGATTTTTATATATGAACCAAATATGATAAATAGAACGACAGCTATGGATACTGCATATTTTATGAATTTTACAGATACAGTTGTTAAAGAGGCGTTCTTAAAAAATCATCAAATTTTGGTTGATTATATTAAGGATTCTAATGATGAAAAAAGAATAGAAACATTTTTTAAAAATGGGAATGTTTGTAGTGGAATATTTATTGGATTTTTAAAAAATAATTTATTTTTAGAAAAAATGATAGAAAGTGAATACAAAGTTGTGGTAGTTGACTATGATACAAAATTAAACCACAAAGCTAAGCAAACACTGTACATGAATACGGATGATTATGGTGGAGCGACCGCAGTTATGGAAAAAATTCTAAATAAAAACAATAATAAAGTTTTATTCTTTTCAGGAGATATGAAAAAACTTTCAGGTTTAGAGAGAGAACGAGCATACGTAGACGCATTAAATAATCGATCTATTACTATAGATAGAAATTTAATATATGAATCTGATTATTCAAAAGAAAAAGCTTACGAAAATATGAAAAAGGTTTTAAAAAATAAAATAGAGTTTGATTCGATTTTTTCAGCTTCGGATAATATGCTTTTTGGGGTTATTAGAGCTTTAAACGAAGAGAAAATAGATTATAAAAAGTTAGAAATTTGGGGTTTTGATAATTTAAAATATACAGTTCCAATGGGACTAAAAACGGTTTCTCCAATGTTAAAAGATACAGCTAAAAAAAGTATAGAGTTTTTAATTTCAGATTCAATAACAAGTACAGTTGAATATACCAAAACAAAATTAGTTGAAAATATGAGTGATTATTTCGAAGATTAA
- a CDS encoding MATE family efflux transporter, whose protein sequence is MLKKFINYAVPSVFAMFVSSLYVIIDGIFVGQGVGNLALAAVNLVVPVSIFFFGMATMFAVGGGTLISESFGKKDIAKGVHIFREAFIVLLILSFFMSFIFVVFSKKIVILLGANGNVLEEANTYLKYYVMFCIPNILGISLSSFIRNDGNPKLAMIATVSGAFLNIALDYVFIFIFKWGIKGAAIATGLGQILTVLIILLHFLLKKGHLSFGKTKLHKENILRFIALGFPSFFMEITFSIMVFCMNIAISKVGNESQLASFGIINYLTTIVYMLLLGLSFGVQPLFSFNHGAKNYENVFKFYKFTIVSSIIINFIYFIISYFYGYDIVGLFTKDGSILNETYNGLTLFNLSFFIIGFNVIQSGYYQAINTPKNSNIISFLRSIIFFPITIFIGSHFWGLTGVWLSPLFSETLCFITWNLLFNKNFGSILANYFIKSAPKNE, encoded by the coding sequence ATGTTAAAAAAATTTATTAATTATGCTGTTCCATCTGTATTTGCGATGTTTGTATCATCACTTTATGTAATTATTGATGGAATCTTTGTAGGTCAAGGTGTCGGAAACTTAGCTCTTGCCGCTGTTAACTTAGTAGTACCTGTATCAATTTTCTTTTTTGGAATGGCCACAATGTTTGCTGTTGGAGGTGGAACTCTTATTTCTGAAAGTTTTGGAAAAAAAGACATAGCAAAAGGTGTTCACATCTTTAGAGAAGCTTTTATAGTTCTATTAATTTTAAGCTTTTTTATGAGTTTCATATTTGTTGTTTTTTCAAAAAAGATAGTTATACTTTTAGGAGCTAATGGAAATGTTTTAGAGGAAGCTAATACTTATCTAAAATATTATGTTATGTTTTGTATTCCAAATATCCTAGGAATATCTTTAAGTAGCTTTATAAGAAATGATGGAAATCCAAAGCTTGCCATGATTGCAACTGTTTCTGGTGCTTTTTTAAATATTGCTCTAGATTATGTATTTATTTTTATTTTTAAATGGGGAATAAAGGGAGCTGCTATAGCTACAGGGCTTGGACAGATTTTAACTGTTCTAATTATACTACTACACTTTTTGCTTAAAAAAGGACACTTATCTTTTGGTAAAACTAAACTTCATAAGGAAAATATACTAAGATTTATTGCACTTGGTTTTCCATCTTTTTTTATGGAAATTACTTTTTCAATAATGGTATTTTGTATGAATATAGCTATTTCAAAAGTAGGAAACGAAAGCCAACTAGCTTCATTTGGAATAATAAACTATCTAACTACAATAGTTTATATGCTTCTACTTGGTCTTTCTTTTGGAGTTCAGCCATTATTTAGCTTCAATCATGGAGCTAAGAACTATGAAAATGTTTTTAAATTTTATAAATTTACAATTGTATCTTCTATAATTATTAACTTTATTTATTTTATTATTTCATATTTTTATGGATATGATATTGTTGGCTTATTTACTAAGGACGGAAGTATTTTAAATGAAACTTATAATGGTCTTACTCTTTTTAATCTTTCATTCTTTATCATAGGATTCAACGTTATTCAATCTGGATATTATCAAGCTATAAATACCCCTAAAAACTCAAATATTATATCTTTTTTAAGATCAATTATATTTTTTCCAATAACAATCTTTATAGGAAGCCATTTTTGGGGATTAACTGGAGTTTGGTTAAGTCCTTTATTTTCTGAAACTCTTTGCTTTATAACTTGGAATCTTTTGTTTAATAAAAACTTTGGATCAATATTAGCAAATTATTTTATAAAATCTGCACCTAAGAATGAATAA
- a CDS encoding PhnA protein produces MAKGYDQHMERKNKVNSFGKELTRRAKSKCELCEATGVSLSIFEVPPVKEEPEVERCIFICDECRDKLERIRKAKENDFRFLSNSMWSEVDMVRALSIVLLKEMSKKYSWAEVILDDLYIDEATEELIQTIELE; encoded by the coding sequence ATGGCAAAAGGTTATGACCAGCATATGGAAAGAAAAAACAAAGTAAATAGTTTTGGAAAAGAACTAACAAGAAGAGCTAAGTCAAAATGTGAGCTTTGCGAAGCTACAGGTGTAAGCTTAAGTATTTTCGAAGTTCCTCCAGTTAAAGAGGAGCCAGAAGTAGAAAGATGTATCTTTATCTGTGATGAGTGCAGAGATAAGTTAGAGAGAATAAGGAAAGCTAAAGAGAATGATTTTAGATTTTTAAGTAATTCTATGTGGAGCGAAGTTGATATGGTGAGAGCTCTGTCTATTGTTTTACTAAAAGAGATGTCAAAAAAATATTCATGGGCCGAAGTTATCTTAGATGATCTTTATATTGATGAGGCAACTGAGGAGTTAATCCAAACTATAGAATTAGAGTAA
- a CDS encoding sugar O-acetyltransferase yields MKFEEIKVRMNTKKLYFCDDASLAKEQMEQLDRLFDYNNTRPSEQNKKQELLKKMFGSIGENCYIETPFHANWGGKFVHFGKSVYANFGLTLVDDCPIHVGDNVLFAPNVTLCTGTHPIHPDLRRQQAQYNLPITIGNNVWLGAGVIVLPGVTIGDNSVIGAGSIVTKDIPSNVVAVGNPCKILRPINKNDFEYYYKDMKIDIACK; encoded by the coding sequence ATGAAATTTGAAGAGATTAAAGTGAGAATGAATACAAAAAAATTATATTTTTGTGATGATGCAAGCTTAGCAAAAGAGCAAATGGAACAGTTAGATAGATTATTTGATTATAATAACACTCGTCCAAGCGAGCAAAATAAAAAGCAAGAGTTACTTAAAAAGATGTTTGGATCAATTGGGGAAAATTGTTATATAGAAACACCTTTTCATGCTAATTGGGGGGGAAAATTTGTTCATTTTGGAAAAAGTGTTTATGCCAATTTCGGTTTAACTTTAGTTGATGATTGTCCTATACATGTGGGAGATAATGTCTTATTTGCTCCAAATGTAACTTTATGCACAGGGACTCATCCTATTCATCCAGATTTAAGAAGACAACAAGCTCAGTATAATCTTCCAATAACTATAGGAAATAACGTTTGGCTTGGAGCAGGAGTAATTGTATTACCTGGAGTTACTATTGGAGATAATTCAGTTATTGGAGCAGGAAGTATTGTAACTAAAGATATTCCTTCAAATGTTGTAGCTGTAGGAAATCCATGTAAAATTTTAAGACCTATTAATAAAAATGATTTTGAATATTATTATAAAGATATGAAAATTGATATAGCTTGTAAATAA
- a CDS encoding CatA-like O-acetyltransferase encodes MFFKEIDIENWRRKEYYKHFSRDVPCTVSLTTKIDITNIKRLNLKVYPALIFALTKTVNEFEEFRINKNSNGVLGVYETLYPCYAYLKEGNDLFTNLWSNSIKSYSEFYESYIFDTTKYGDSIKMVGKENIPENSFPISMIPWNSFDGFNLNLKNGYDYYLPIFTFGKFILEDKKYLIPLAIQVHHAVCDGFHLCRFIDRVQEIINDEKTFLD; translated from the coding sequence ATGTTTTTTAAAGAGATTGATATTGAAAATTGGAGAAGAAAAGAGTACTATAAACACTTTTCAAGGGACGTTCCATGTACAGTGAGTTTAACAACAAAGATAGATATAACCAACATAAAAAGATTAAATTTAAAAGTTTACCCAGCTTTAATTTTTGCATTAACTAAAACTGTCAATGAGTTTGAGGAGTTTAGAATAAATAAAAATTCCAATGGAGTTTTAGGAGTTTACGAAACTTTATATCCTTGTTATGCTTATTTGAAAGAGGGGAATGATCTGTTTACCAATCTTTGGAGTAACTCTATAAAATCTTACTCGGAATTTTATGAGAGCTATATTTTTGATACAACTAAATATGGAGATAGTATAAAAATGGTTGGAAAGGAAAATATTCCTGAAAATAGTTTTCCGATTTCTATGATTCCTTGGAATAGTTTTGATGGATTTAATTTGAATTTAAAAAATGGGTATGACTACTATCTTCCAATCTTTACCTTTGGAAAATTTATTTTGGAAGATAAAAAATATTTGATACCGTTAGCCATTCAAGTACATCACGCAGTTTGCGATGGATTTCATCTTTGCAGATTTATAGATAGAGTTCAAGAGATTATCAATGATGAAAAAACTTTTTTAGATTAA
- a CDS encoding C4-dicarboxylate TRAP transporter substrate-binding protein: MKKGVLKILMLVLSIFLVGCGGEKEKTDGTQQAKAPQKKVIKMSMKFVEDEQTAKTFHQVANKINDRLKDNLEIQVFTGGQLPIGKDSMEQVVGGANWISVDGINFLGDYVPDYNAVVGPMLYNNFDEYLAMTKSDLVKNLNAEAEKKGIKVLSLDYLFGFRSMLTEKEIKTPEDLKGLKIRVPNSQLYMLTLEAMGANPTPLPFTEVYSGIQQKVVDGLEGSLMTIYGTKIYEVRKQVSLTNHLLGVSAVTISNKVWNELTDEQRKVIEEEIYNGSVYNTDETVKLEKEYQTKLEELGVKFNEVDAVAFNKAIENVFNQFPKWTPGIYNQIMDELNKIRNK; the protein is encoded by the coding sequence ATGAAAAAGGGTGTTTTAAAAATTTTAATGTTGGTTTTAAGTATTTTTTTAGTGGGATGTGGGGGAGAGAAAGAGAAAACAGATGGAACCCAGCAAGCTAAAGCTCCTCAAAAAAAGGTTATCAAAATGAGCATGAAGTTTGTTGAGGATGAGCAAACAGCAAAAACTTTTCATCAAGTAGCTAATAAAATAAACGATAGATTAAAAGATAATTTAGAGATACAGGTTTTCACAGGTGGACAATTACCAATTGGAAAGGATAGTATGGAGCAAGTTGTTGGTGGAGCAAACTGGATATCTGTAGATGGAATAAACTTTTTAGGAGATTATGTACCTGATTATAATGCAGTGGTTGGACCTATGCTATATAATAATTTTGATGAATACTTAGCTATGACTAAAAGTGATTTGGTTAAAAATTTAAATGCTGAAGCTGAGAAAAAAGGAATAAAAGTTTTATCGTTAGATTATTTATTTGGATTTAGAAGTATGTTAACAGAAAAAGAGATAAAAACTCCAGAAGATTTAAAAGGATTAAAAATTAGAGTTCCAAATAGCCAACTTTATATGTTAACTTTAGAAGCTATGGGAGCAAATCCAACTCCACTTCCATTTACAGAAGTTTATAGTGGAATTCAACAAAAAGTTGTAGATGGATTAGAGGGATCTTTAATGACAATTTATGGAACTAAAATATATGAGGTTAGAAAGCAAGTTTCTTTAACGAATCACCTTTTAGGAGTTTCAGCTGTTACTATTTCAAATAAAGTTTGGAATGAGTTAACTGATGAGCAAAGAAAAGTTATTGAGGAAGAGATTTATAACGGAAGTGTTTATAATACAGATGAAACTGTGAAGTTAGAGAAAGAGTACCAAACTAAATTAGAAGAACTTGGAGTTAAATTTAATGAGGTTGATGCAGTTGCATTTAATAAAGCAATTGAAAATGTATTTAACCAATTTCCAAAATGGACACCAGGAATCTATAATCAAATAATGGATGAATTAAATAAAATTAGAAATAAATAG
- a CDS encoding MerR family transcriptional regulator, with protein sequence MIFSIGETSKLTKISIQTLRHYDKEGLLKPIYVDEETKYRYYSIDQFLQIDFIKRCKSLGFSLEKIKQILYEGNNLENILKSIVFQKNIIEKEIENLKNIKSNLNRLEKTLSHAMNSLNKPPQMEELEFFILGSSQGEIKDNNDIETHIRKVFKKIDISYNISDTFIILKVDEKNYSYYEEIIVASKSIDSEEIYKNKGVSLYVEGAAFKNEIYFEKIKKFERDKKLKKSEIFYEIYYISKLDNKNEEYSLINIFHPFG encoded by the coding sequence ATGATATTTTCAATAGGAGAAACATCTAAATTAACAAAAATTTCTATTCAAACCCTTCGTCACTATGATAAAGAGGGACTTTTAAAGCCAATTTATGTTGATGAAGAGACGAAATATAGATATTATTCAATAGATCAATTTTTACAAATAGATTTTATAAAGAGGTGTAAGTCTTTAGGATTTTCTTTAGAAAAAATAAAACAGATTTTATATGAAGGGAATAATTTAGAAAATATTTTAAAGTCAATTGTATTTCAAAAAAATATAATTGAAAAAGAGATTGAAAACTTAAAAAATATAAAATCTAATTTAAATAGATTAGAAAAAACTTTGAGTCATGCAATGAATAGTTTAAATAAACCACCTCAAATGGAAGAGTTAGAATTTTTTATTTTGGGAAGTTCTCAAGGAGAAATAAAAGATAACAATGATATTGAAACACATATAAGAAAAGTATTTAAAAAGATAGATATTTCTTATAATATAAGCGATACTTTTATAATATTAAAGGTGGATGAAAAAAATTATAGTTACTATGAAGAGATTATAGTAGCTTCTAAATCTATTGATAGTGAAGAGATTTATAAAAATAAAGGAGTATCTTTATATGTGGAAGGAGCAGCTTTTAAAAACGAAATATACTTTGAAAAAATAAAAAAATTTGAAAGAGATAAGAAGTTGAAAAAATCTGAAATATTTTATGAAATATATTATATTTCTAAACTAGATAATAAAAACGAAGAATATTCCTTAATAAATATTTTTCATCCTTTTGGCTAA
- the glpQ gene encoding glycerophosphodiester phosphodiesterase, translated as MVGLSLATFSQNDKKIIIAHRGASGYLPEHTLESKALAFGQGADYLEQDLAMTKDNKVIVIHDHFLDQLTDVAKQYPNRARKDGRYYVMDFTLAEIKGLNMTENFKVENGEEKLVYEGRFPLWKSTFKIHTLEEELEFIQGLEKTTGKRIGIYPEIKAPWLHHQEGKDIAKETLQILKKYGYTSKNDPIYFQVFDFNELKRVKNELMPEMGMDLKLVQLVAYTDWNETMEKNKKGEWINYNYDWMFTPEGVKELSKYADGIGPAWYMLVDGDNSKKGDIKVTPLVEYIGKNGLELHPYTIRKDALPNYVDNIDEMFEIIFNQTNSTGVFTDFPDLGVQFIANQNK; from the coding sequence ATGGTAGGATTATCTTTAGCGACTTTTTCACAAAATGATAAAAAAATTATAATAGCACATAGAGGAGCAAGTGGTTATTTACCAGAACATACACTTGAGTCAAAGGCTTTAGCTTTTGGTCAAGGAGCAGATTATTTAGAACAAGATTTGGCTATGACTAAGGATAATAAAGTAATTGTAATACATGATCATTTTTTAGACCAACTTACAGATGTTGCTAAGCAATATCCAAATAGAGCAAGAAAAGATGGTAGATATTATGTAATGGATTTTACGTTAGCTGAAATAAAAGGTTTAAATATGACTGAAAATTTTAAAGTGGAAAATGGTGAGGAAAAATTAGTTTACGAGGGAAGATTCCCTTTATGGAAATCAACATTTAAAATCCATACTTTAGAAGAAGAATTAGAGTTTATTCAAGGACTAGAAAAAACAACAGGGAAAAGAATTGGAATATATCCAGAAATTAAAGCTCCTTGGTTACATCATCAAGAGGGAAAAGATATAGCTAAAGAAACTTTACAAATTCTAAAAAAGTATGGTTATACAAGTAAGAATGACCCCATTTATTTCCAAGTTTTTGATTTTAATGAGTTAAAAAGAGTTAAAAATGAACTTATGCCAGAGATGGGGATGGATTTAAAATTAGTTCAGTTAGTTGCATATACTGATTGGAATGAAACTATGGAAAAAAATAAAAAAGGTGAGTGGATAAACTATAATTATGATTGGATGTTTACTCCAGAGGGAGTGAAAGAATTATCAAAATATGCTGATGGAATAGGTCCAGCATGGTACATGCTAGTAGATGGAGATAATTCTAAAAAAGGAGATATAAAAGTAACTCCATTAGTAGAATATATTGGAAAAAATGGGTTAGAATTACATCCGTATACAATTAGAAAAGATGCTTTACCAAACTATGTAGATAATATAGATGAGATGTTTGAAATCATATTTAACCAAACTAATTCTACAGGGGTATTTACAGATTTTCCAGATTTAGGAGTTCAGTTTATAGCAAATCAAAATAAATAA
- a CDS encoding TRAP transporter large permease, whose translation MEPFIPVIILFILFFLNIPIAFALIGASLYYFIFQNNIMSVNMVIQQFVTSVESFPYLAVPFFIMVGSVMNFSGISSSLMKMAEVLTGHMVGGLAQVNVILSAMMGGISGSANADAAMQSKILVPEMVKRNFSKPFSAAVTAASSSVSPVIPPGTNLIIYSLIANVSVAKMFLAGYTPGIMMTVALMFVVHIISKKRGYTSTRDKRATIKEILIQIKDSIWALLIPFGIILGMRMGLFTPTEAGGVAVLFCFVVGVFVYKKLKWEHVPIILKDTVYGTGSVMLLIIGAKVFGYYLTLERIPQMITNLLVGFTDNRYMLLFIVNLLLLFVGMFLEGGAALVILAPLLVPAALKVGIDPIQFGVILIVNIMIGGITPPFGSMMFTTCTIVGVKLDEFVKEVLPFILALLVVLAILTYSETIALYIPNLLM comes from the coding sequence ATGGAACCATTTATACCAGTTATTATTTTATTTATACTATTTTTCTTAAATATACCTATTGCTTTTGCTCTTATAGGAGCATCACTATATTATTTTATATTCCAGAATAATATAATGTCTGTTAATATGGTTATTCAGCAGTTTGTAACTTCAGTGGAATCATTTCCATATTTGGCAGTTCCATTTTTTATAATGGTTGGATCTGTTATGAACTTTTCAGGAATTAGTTCTAGTTTAATGAAAATGGCAGAAGTTTTAACAGGACATATGGTTGGAGGACTAGCTCAAGTTAATGTAATATTAAGTGCTATGATGGGTGGAATTTCAGGTTCTGCAAATGCTGATGCAGCTATGCAATCTAAAATCTTAGTTCCAGAGATGGTAAAAAGAAATTTCTCAAAACCATTTTCAGCTGCTGTTACGGCTGCATCATCTTCGGTAAGTCCAGTAATACCTCCAGGAACAAATTTGATAATTTATTCATTAATAGCCAACGTTTCAGTAGCTAAAATGTTTTTAGCAGGATATACACCTGGAATTATGATGACAGTTGCTCTTATGTTTGTAGTGCATATAATTTCTAAGAAAAGAGGATATACTTCAACTAGAGATAAAAGAGCTACAATAAAGGAGATTTTGATTCAGATTAAAGATTCTATATGGGCGTTACTAATTCCTTTTGGAATTATTTTAGGAATGCGTATGGGACTTTTTACTCCAACAGAAGCTGGTGGAGTTGCTGTATTATTCTGTTTTGTAGTTGGAGTTTTTGTATATAAAAAATTAAAATGGGAGCATGTGCCTATTATTTTAAAAGATACGGTTTATGGAACAGGTTCTGTTATGCTTCTTATAATAGGAGCAAAAGTTTTTGGATATTATTTAACGCTAGAAAGAATTCCTCAAATGATAACAAATCTATTAGTCGGATTTACAGATAATAGATACATGTTACTTTTTATAGTTAATTTACTTTTACTTTTTGTTGGAATGTTTTTAGAAGGAGGGGCAGCACTTGTAATTCTTGCTCCACTTTTAGTGCCAGCAGCTTTAAAGGTTGGAATAGATCCAATTCAGTTTGGAGTAATATTAATTGTTAATATTATGATTGGAGGAATAACACCACCTTTTGGCTCAATGATGTTTACAACATGTACTATAGTTGGTGTAAAACTCGATGAGTTTGTAAAAGAGGTATTACCATTTATTTTAGCATTGTTAGTAGTTTTAGCTATCTTAACTTATTCGGAGACGATAGCACTATATATACCAAATCTATTAATGTAA
- a CDS encoding TRAP transporter small permease has translation MSNDILKKIRAIEFEALLGSITISITVILVIVNVFLRYFLGIQYSWIEEVSVGCFIWTVYLGATASYRKRGLIGVDAVTKILPLKGRRILRVITNTLLLVLSASMFYLSYNYTSSSDKITSALEISYVYINSSLPVSFGLMTIYSIYFFIYDIINFNNLEIEEQEEQEEFEQQIEDVMM, from the coding sequence ATGAGTAATGATATTTTAAAAAAAATTAGGGCAATAGAGTTTGAAGCATTACTTGGAAGTATAACAATCAGCATAACTGTAATTCTTGTGATAGTAAATGTATTCCTAAGATATTTCTTAGGAATACAATACTCTTGGATAGAAGAGGTTTCTGTTGGTTGCTTTATATGGACAGTTTATTTAGGAGCAACAGCAAGTTATAGAAAAAGAGGACTTATAGGAGTAGATGCTGTAACAAAAATACTACCTCTAAAAGGGAGACGAATATTAAGAGTTATAACAAATACTCTACTTTTGGTATTATCTGCTTCTATGTTTTATTTAAGTTATAACTATACATCTTCATCTGATAAGATAACTTCAGCTTTAGAAATATCATATGTTTATATAAATAGTTCTTTACCAGTTTCCTTTGGATTAATGACAATCTATTCTATCTATTTTTTTATTTACGATATTATTAATTTTAATAATTTAGAAATAGAAGAACAAGAGGAGCAAGAGGAGTTTGAACAGCAAATAGAGGATGTGATGATGTAA
- a CDS encoding MgtC/SapB family protein: MTGIGLTEILFRLTVSSIFGGCIGLERELKNKSAGFVTLILVCLGATTIALLQEELLIRQINLISSQPNLIESYKLDITRLSAQVVTGVGFIGGGAIVYSNDKVSGITTAATLWITAAIGLAIGYGFVFLSVAAFLIVVITLIVMKILERKVITMVRNKKATKSNLTKEEQK, encoded by the coding sequence ATGACTGGGATAGGATTGACAGAGATACTATTTAGATTGACAGTTTCTTCAATATTTGGAGGTTGTATAGGATTAGAAAGAGAGTTAAAAAATAAATCAGCAGGGTTTGTAACCTTAATATTGGTATGTTTAGGAGCTACAACAATTGCTCTTTTACAAGAGGAGCTGTTAATAAGGCAAATAAATTTGATATCTTCCCAACCTAACCTCATAGAAAGTTATAAATTAGATATTACAAGACTATCAGCTCAAGTTGTAACTGGAGTAGGATTTATAGGGGGAGGAGCAATAGTTTATTCAAACGATAAGGTTTCAGGAATAACAACAGCAGCTACTTTATGGATAACAGCAGCAATTGGATTGGCAATTGGATATGGATTTGTATTTTTATCTGTAGCAGCTTTTTTAATTGTTGTTATAACTTTAATAGTAATGAAAATACTAGAAAGAAAAGTTATAACCATGGTAAGAAATAAAAAAGCAACTAAAAGTAATTTAACAAAAGAGGAGCAAAAATGA